A region from the Volucribacter amazonae genome encodes:
- a CDS encoding surface lipoprotein assembly modifier produces the protein MKFPLSFLLLVSIIVISGQAQSFENQLEQEIAVAMPQLEQPEPPQLLSQEPQKTYHINNQELSANPALIEIFINQAIDQHRAELLPELLAMYQVYSQADPILIQYAQGIYAQSQGNYQQAITNYRQLLADYPDLIKVRFKLAQFLFEDKQFTAAKDQFRKLNAEYLPKEIHFRIGQYLHTIEKQNELKIRFGLSYLNDNNINNASSVKYIYLDQYQFVKDPRYLPQKGQGVSYNLNVSKLFNLIDHHYLYLENHTYGKYYWNNKDYSETENRTYLGYQYQNAHYRFALLPLYQKHWYANKQYSQGYGIRLEGDKWLSNQWQLVTALELSKTSYKRSERIKYSQLYSGSLLYIANAKRLLYGGADILVERSNINLEQSNKYMLRLGWQQEWKYGLSSNLHIQLGLRKFKDKDNLKQIIRQDKEMRINLTLWKRDWHWFNFTPKLQYRYQRINSNIPEFYSYDKSQFQLLLEKTF, from the coding sequence ATGAAATTTCCATTATCTTTTTTATTGCTTGTTAGCATTATTGTTATTTCGGGGCAAGCTCAATCTTTTGAAAATCAGTTAGAACAAGAAATCGCTGTTGCAATGCCTCAACTTGAGCAACCTGAACCGCCCCAATTACTTTCACAAGAACCACAAAAAACTTATCATATTAATAATCAAGAATTATCTGCTAATCCAGCATTAATTGAAATTTTTATTAATCAAGCCATTGATCAGCATAGAGCGGAACTTTTGCCTGAGCTATTAGCCATGTATCAAGTTTATTCTCAAGCAGATCCTATTTTAATTCAATATGCTCAAGGTATTTATGCACAATCACAGGGGAATTACCAACAAGCAATCACTAATTATCGCCAGTTATTAGCGGACTATCCTGATCTAATTAAAGTGCGGTTTAAATTGGCACAATTTTTATTTGAAGATAAACAATTTACTGCGGCTAAAGATCAGTTCCGTAAATTAAATGCCGAATATTTACCCAAAGAAATTCATTTTAGAATTGGGCAATATTTACATACCATAGAGAAACAAAATGAACTAAAAATCCGTTTTGGTTTAAGTTATTTAAATGATAATAATATTAATAATGCTTCTTCGGTTAAATATATTTATCTTGATCAATATCAATTTGTGAAAGATCCCCGTTACTTGCCACAAAAGGGGCAAGGGGTTTCTTATAATTTGAATGTAAGTAAATTATTTAACCTTATAGATCATCATTATCTTTATTTAGAAAATCATACTTATGGAAAATATTATTGGAATAATAAAGATTATTCGGAAACAGAGAATAGAACTTATCTTGGTTATCAATACCAGAATGCACATTATCGTTTCGCATTATTACCGCTTTATCAAAAACATTGGTATGCAAACAAGCAATATAGCCAAGGTTATGGCATTCGGCTAGAAGGGGATAAATGGTTATCAAATCAATGGCAATTAGTTACTGCATTGGAATTAAGTAAAACAAGTTATAAACGTTCAGAAAGAATAAAATATTCTCAATTATATTCGGGGAGTTTATTGTATATTGCTAATGCGAAACGTTTATTATACGGTGGCGCAGATATATTAGTAGAGCGGTCTAATATTAATCTTGAACAGTCTAATAAATATATGTTGAGATTAGGCTGGCAACAGGAATGGAAATATGGGCTTTCCAGCAATTTACATATCCAACTGGGTTTAAGAAAATTTAAAGATAAGGATAATTTAAAACAAATTATTAGACAGGATAAAGAAATGCGCATTAATCTTACTTTATGGAAAAGAGATTGGCATTGGTTTAATTTTACCCCAAAACTGCAATATCGTTATCAACGAATAAACTCTAATATTCCAGAGTTTTATTCTTATGATAAATCACAATTTCAATTATTATTGGAAAAAACATTTTAA
- a CDS encoding TonB-dependent receptor domain-containing protein, with amino-acid sequence MSRKSLVATTAIAGLVSSYVFAEDILVLDDINISGQVTHNKADQVFSQAGGVVVREADERMQSLDSVVRSLPGVYSNIDPAQGTVNVNIRGMSGLGRVNTTIDGVPQTFFGTSANGDRRFHDEKGGLGPSGQFGVMVDPNFFTEIRVDKGFVTGANAVNALAGSVSYRTFEVDDIVLPGNQVGIRSRFGYGTNKLGYNAMLAVGGKTTAFTDTGSIGAFFAYSQRDIGANYKRGDGRYATENGYVKSMDQKPKSWLTKLEIKPNRQHKILFSGRSYLTNIGGRELDNKNYSLNYNYQPESNWIDLALLASYTMNKQIYNADSAIFKLTDANTKNKSTYFDLNNTSYINWFNSDLSWTNGISYFDNKYSRQAVGDDQDNLDYTVFSPPGKQKILSAYTNLNWKKSIYELDLGLVYSRSNFTGFKPDCGVEGGDVYYLPVLCIPFGAYDVDITHYSVDPSVMLSLNLNDWFSPFISYSRTTRMPNIQEIFFNNQSGGSMNIYLKPEIANTYQVGFNTFKHNWLTQQDILGIKLLYYRSYIKDFITSKSFYLDHYGNLTSDINLLGHIPYHAQISLNSSNKLRTNGIELELNYDMKSFFTRLSYSYEKTSLPLSVQTAADNFRFGDIYELPKHYATLDIGTRLLDQKLVIGGLLKYTGKAKRLSPMGINTDLARLDDAQDLPNQPMIMDLYLNYQINKNFMLKVSVQNVFNSLYIDPLNSQNATPSQYVANGNGDGYTYTNYARGRSYLIGGEIRF; translated from the coding sequence ATGAGCCGAAAATCTCTCGTTGCTACCACTGCCATTGCAGGGCTAGTAAGTTCTTACGTATTTGCTGAAGATATTTTAGTGCTTGATGATATTAATATTTCTGGGCAGGTAACCCATAATAAGGCGGATCAAGTTTTTAGCCAAGCTGGCGGTGTGGTTGTTCGTGAAGCTGATGAACGTATGCAATCTTTAGACAGTGTGGTACGTTCTTTACCCGGGGTTTATAGTAATATTGATCCCGCACAGGGAACAGTGAATGTTAATATCCGAGGTATGAGTGGTTTAGGACGTGTTAATACCACGATAGATGGTGTTCCACAAACCTTTTTTGGTACTTCGGCAAATGGCGATAGACGTTTTCATGATGAAAAAGGAGGGCTAGGTCCGAGTGGTCAATTCGGTGTGATGGTTGATCCTAATTTTTTCACTGAAATTCGGGTGGATAAAGGATTTGTTACTGGGGCAAATGCGGTCAACGCCCTTGCTGGTTCCGTTTCTTATAGAACCTTTGAAGTTGACGATATTGTTTTGCCCGGTAATCAAGTGGGAATACGTTCTCGTTTTGGTTATGGTACTAATAAACTAGGCTATAATGCCATGTTAGCGGTAGGCGGTAAAACAACTGCCTTTACCGATACAGGTAGCATAGGGGCATTTTTTGCTTATAGCCAACGTGATATTGGGGCAAATTATAAACGTGGTGATGGACGGTATGCTACAGAAAACGGCTATGTTAAAAGCATGGATCAAAAACCTAAATCTTGGTTGACTAAATTAGAAATTAAACCTAATCGGCAACATAAAATTTTATTTTCTGGACGTAGCTATCTTACTAATATTGGTGGACGAGAATTAGATAATAAAAATTATAGTTTAAATTATAATTATCAGCCTGAATCTAATTGGATTGATTTAGCCTTATTAGCATCTTATACCATGAATAAACAAATTTATAATGCTGATTCAGCAATATTTAAGTTAACCGATGCAAATACAAAAAATAAATCAACTTATTTTGATTTAAATAATACCAGCTATATAAATTGGTTTAATTCTGATTTGAGTTGGACAAATGGTATAAGTTATTTTGATAATAAATATAGTCGTCAGGCTGTAGGAGATGATCAAGATAATTTGGATTATACAGTTTTTTCTCCACCGGGTAAACAGAAAATTTTAAGTGCTTATACTAATTTAAATTGGAAAAAGAGTATTTATGAATTAGATTTAGGATTAGTCTATAGTCGATCTAATTTTACGGGCTTTAAACCTGACTGTGGTGTAGAGGGAGGAGATGTGTATTATCTTCCTGTTCTTTGTATTCCTTTTGGGGCTTATGACGTAGATATTACACATTATTCTGTTGATCCATCAGTAATGTTATCTTTAAATCTAAATGATTGGTTTAGTCCTTTTATTAGTTATTCTAGGACTACTCGTATGCCAAATATTCAAGAAATCTTCTTTAATAACCAGAGTGGAGGATCGATGAATATTTATTTAAAACCAGAAATAGCTAATACTTACCAAGTTGGTTTTAATACCTTTAAGCATAATTGGTTAACGCAACAGGATATTTTGGGAATAAAATTACTTTATTATCGTAGTTATATTAAAGATTTTATTACTTCAAAATCTTTCTATCTTGATCATTATGGGAATTTGACTAGTGATATTAATTTATTAGGACATATTCCTTATCATGCTCAAATATCCTTAAATTCATCTAACAAGCTACGTACTAATGGCATAGAACTAGAATTAAACTATGATATGAAAAGTTTTTTCACAAGATTATCATATAGCTATGAGAAAACCTCACTGCCATTAAGTGTACAAACTGCGGCAGATAACTTTAGATTTGGTGATATTTATGAGTTACCTAAACATTATGCAACCTTAGATATTGGTACAAGGTTATTAGATCAAAAATTAGTCATTGGTGGTTTACTAAAATATACAGGTAAAGCTAAACGCCTTTCACCAATGGGAATTAATACAGATCTCGCAAGATTAGATGATGCTCAAGATTTACCAAACCAACCGATGATTATGGATTTGTATTTAAATTATCAAATCAATAAGAATTTTATGCTTAAGGTATCAGTGCAAAATGTATTTAATTCTCTTTACATTGATCCTCTTAATAGCCAAAATGCAACCCCTTCACAATATGTAGCCAATGGCAATGGAGATGGATACACTTATACTAATTACGCTAGAGGACGTAGCTACTTAATTGGTGGTGAAATTCGTTTTTAA
- the ftnA gene encoding non-heme ferritin produces MLSKNVIDLLNAQMNLEFYSSNLYLQMSAWCEQNGFEGTAKFLAEHAAEEMQHMRKLFTYLNETGAMAVITAINEPPHEFSSLKEVLEKTYEHEKYITQKINELVGTTFEEKDYSAFNFLQWYVEEQHEEEKLFSSVLDKLNLLGTDGKGLYLVDKDLGNLSNKR; encoded by the coding sequence ATGTTATCTAAAAATGTTATTGATTTATTAAACGCACAAATGAACCTTGAGTTTTATTCTTCAAACTTATATTTGCAAATGAGTGCATGGTGTGAACAAAATGGTTTTGAAGGCACTGCAAAATTCTTAGCAGAACACGCAGCCGAAGAAATGCAACATATGCGTAAACTTTTCACATATCTAAATGAAACAGGTGCAATGGCGGTTATCACTGCAATTAATGAACCACCTCACGAATTTTCTTCACTAAAAGAAGTGTTAGAAAAAACTTACGAACACGAAAAATATATTACGCAAAAAATTAATGAATTAGTCGGCACAACCTTTGAAGAAAAAGACTATTCCGCCTTTAATTTCTTACAATGGTATGTTGAAGAACAACATGAAGAAGAAAAATTATTTAGTAGCGTACTAGATAAATTAAATCTATTAGGTACTGACGGTAAAGGTTTATACTTAGTAGATAAAGATTTAGGTAATCTTTCTAACAAAAGATAA
- the ftnA gene encoding non-heme ferritin encodes MLNKAITEKLNDQINLEFYSSNVYLQMSAWCYNHGYEGAAAFLLRHADEEMEHMQKLFTYVNETSGMPLLGKIEAPKSDYQSLREIFEITLEHEKHVTAKINELVEVTWANKDYSTFNFLQWYVAEQHEEEKLFSSIIDKFNLMGEDGRSLYFIDRDLATLE; translated from the coding sequence ATGTTAAACAAAGCGATTACTGAAAAGTTAAACGATCAAATTAATTTGGAATTTTATTCTTCTAATGTTTATTTGCAAATGAGTGCTTGGTGCTATAACCATGGCTATGAAGGAGCAGCTGCATTTTTATTACGCCATGCTGACGAAGAAATGGAGCATATGCAAAAGTTATTTACTTATGTGAATGAAACAAGCGGTATGCCATTACTTGGCAAAATTGAAGCGCCAAAAAGCGATTACCAATCTTTGCGTGAAATTTTTGAAATTACCCTTGAACACGAAAAACACGTTACGGCGAAAATTAATGAATTAGTAGAAGTAACTTGGGCAAATAAAGACTACTCTACTTTTAATTTCTTACAATGGTATGTGGCTGAACAACACGAAGAAGAAAAATTATTTAGCAGTATTATTGATAAATTTAATTTAATGGGCGAAGACGGTCGTTCTTTATATTTCATTGATCGTGATTTAGCAACTTTAGAATAA
- the ttcA gene encoding tRNA 2-thiocytidine(32) synthetase TtcA, which produces MNQTVPFTTIQQDKKQHYNLNKLQKRLRRNVGNAIADFNMIENGDKVMVCLSGGKDSYTLLDILLNLRLNAPIHFDIVAVNLDQKQPGFPEHILPEYLSNLGIEYKIVEENTYGIVKEKIPEGKTTCSLCSRLRRGILYRTATELGASKIALGHHRDDMLETLFLNMFYGGKLKSMPPKLISDDGKQIVIRPLAYCREKDIEKYAIAKQFPIIPCNLCGSQPNLQRQVVKEMLQKWDRQYPGRIETMFSAMQNIVPSHLCDKNLFDFKHIQRGQALTGIEGDIAFDKEEITNPLTSQDNDFAQEEMILFKQIK; this is translated from the coding sequence ATGAACCAAACAGTGCCTTTTACCACCATACAACAAGATAAAAAACAACATTATAATTTGAACAAATTACAAAAAAGGTTACGCCGTAACGTAGGTAATGCCATTGCTGACTTTAATATGATAGAAAATGGCGATAAAGTAATGGTTTGCCTTTCTGGCGGTAAAGATAGTTACACTTTACTTGATATTTTACTCAATTTACGTCTGAATGCTCCTATTCATTTTGATATTGTGGCAGTAAACCTTGATCAAAAACAACCCGGCTTTCCTGAACATATTTTGCCAGAATATTTATCAAATCTAGGCATTGAATACAAAATTGTGGAAGAAAATACTTATGGCATTGTGAAAGAAAAAATTCCAGAAGGTAAAACCACTTGTTCACTTTGTTCTCGTTTACGGCGTGGTATTTTATATCGTACAGCAACAGAATTAGGGGCAAGCAAAATTGCCTTAGGGCATCATCGTGATGATATGTTAGAAACCTTATTTCTGAATATGTTTTATGGCGGTAAATTAAAATCCATGCCACCTAAATTAATCAGTGATGATGGAAAACAAATTGTTATTCGTCCACTGGCTTATTGTCGTGAAAAAGATATTGAAAAATATGCTATTGCTAAACAATTTCCGATTATTCCTTGTAATCTTTGTGGCTCACAACCCAATTTACAACGCCAAGTAGTCAAAGAAATGTTACAAAAATGGGATCGTCAATATCCCGGCAGAATAGAAACTATGTTTAGTGCTATGCAAAATATTGTTCCCTCTCATCTTTGCGATAAAAATTTATTTGATTTCAAACATATCCAACGAGGTCAAGCATTAACCGGCATTGAGGGAGATATTGCCTTTGATAAAGAAGAGATTACCAATCCTCTGACCTCTCAAGACAATGATTTTGCTCAAGAGGAAATGATTTTATTTAAACAAATAAAATAG